From the Macadamia integrifolia cultivar HAES 741 unplaced genomic scaffold, SCU_Mint_v3 scaffold2556, whole genome shotgun sequence genome, the window GTGATAAATATGGACAAAGTAGAATAAAAGGGCAAGGGAAGGATAATTTGGGAAACCAAACAACTGGGAAGAGGAAACAACTCACaattcatcttcaaccttgggTTTACGATTGGCAGCAAAGCAGTAGTAATGGAACTCCTTGTGGTCAATCCAGTTACTCAATCGCAACTCTAAATCACAGGGACTTAGGATTATGTCTCTATTCCCCAAACCCAATGAAttgaagattcaaaatcaatGAACCGTGGGCATCAATATCATAAAGAATTCCTGAAAGTGCTCCAGGCGGAAAACAGAATCAGCAAGAGTTCTTGAATTCGTTCTCTTAGGAGGAAGGCTTGTGGGAGATGAAACCTTGGTTTTGATGAGGGAGAAAGACTTGAACCAGCTTGTGATGGTTCGACAGTACTGTTAGAACAGAGGATGGATGCGTAcatgaagatgaggaagaaaggAATACAAGAATAAATAAGGCAGaggtaaggaagaagaagaagacgaagtggaagagagagaacgcacaagaagaagacgaagggGGGAAGCTCACACAAAACATCCAAGTCCATGAAGGCTCTTAAACCAAAATACTCAACTCATTCTTTCAATCTAAATCTTAATAGGATGGTTACATGAATTTAAAtttaagggcaaaaaaaaaccccaacacAAATAGAACAGGTTCTTTCAATCTAAATCTTAATAGGATGGTTACATGTATTTAAATTATaaggaaaaaggaaaccaaacatgAATAAGAAACCTGTTCTAATTTGAATATTCCAATTAATCAAGAAACTAAAAGCAACTAGGACACTACCATCTCCCTATATGATGCAGAATCAAGACTGAACCATGTTGATGCTTTGGCcaatctcaaccgagatgaACTGGGTCTAAATTGGTTTTTGGGTTCAGTAGGATATtataggatttattttattttggaaagattgagttattttatttgggaagatatgtaatcaTATATTTTTAGGCAGTTTTTAGACAAATATGGAGTTACCAGTTCGAGTTTTATTTTGTTCCTTATTTAATTAGTTCAGGACTTAGGAgattttaggagattttatttgatttcaattttagattttaattgggatttcagtttattatataaaggcatgtaacccaatttGTTAGACAtattttgagaatgaaattGAAGTTTGAATTGTGCCGTTTAGTTATAAATCAGGTATTGTGACCATCTTCTTCCCCTCCCCAACCCCCCTTGTGCAGTCTCTCTATTTCTTCCTCattctcttctcttatcttgtcctctttctttttttccagtTTATTCTCCCATCCCTTGTTTCTGAATAGTAATATCAGTCACAAAAGGAAAGTTTGCTGAACCTTTGTTCGTTATTGATTGGTTCCGAGCTTTGAGTCGAAGGTAGCCCTTCCCTGGGGGACCAAATCCTAGAGTTTCTTGCCTAGATCCAACCCTGCTGTGAGAAATGAAGCCTGTAACTCAGTCTGAACCTAAAGCTATCGCCCTACATGGTTCCAGGGAATATTACTGATTTCGTGGCTCGAGGATGAATTGACTGCAGCATCAATTCAAGAGTACAGTGGATCCCAAACTTCCTCCTGAAATTTTGATTCGATTGGAGTCCTCATGAGAGAGAACTCTCTCTTGAATCAGATTTGATTCTATCGCCATTGTTTGTCCAAAGGCTGAAGACAACCTCATACGTGAGATATTTCTTTAACCTTTTATTTCTACCCTCTTTATTAACCCTACTTTTCTCTTTAATTTACCCTTGTTCCAAGTTAGTCCCCTCACAATAGTTATTAATTCCCTTTATTTACAACCCTGCCACCCTCTTATTAGTGTCAAAAatatttactgttttgccaTTAGTTCTTTGACTTGAGTTATCCAATACTTGAATGGACCCATAAGCAATCCGAATCTGATTTTCCCGGATCCACATCACTATAGCTATCTCCTACTTAACCTACCCAAATAAAACGATTATCATgttaatcccaaaataaaaataaaataaaatcctaaatactAGACCGAAAACCCAAATTGTTTTGGGTTCCCAAATTTATGGGTTCAGACCGATCCATGGAAGCACTCCTGCATCATTCTTCCTTtatatctcccccccccctcattAATCTCCcatgtttcttcttttccttgctGCAATCGTTTTCCTACCCTGCTCTTGGTGATATCTGCAGCCCCTTTGAGTTGGATTGATGTCTATCTTTGTGGCTTCTTTTCAGTTAAGAATCTGTGAGATTAATGAAGGGGCCATTCAATAGTTTTTTTGACACTTGACAAGTTTAAGTTGTTTATAtttattgctttgttttcttctttttttatgaatatgcttatattctattttatgctttgtttattatatgttggtttttTCTATATTAAGTCACTTCTATCAtaatatatcatatatcattCGTATGACTTCTATATTGCACATgagcataattatataaattaacATGGCTATATTACATATACTACAAACCTAGGTGGGCGCCTAGGtgccctccaatgccttgggtcaccttgtctccttgacaactatggaatgACTACTAACACAAATGCAAACTCATCCAccaaacatttcttttttctcccatCTCTGTTTTCTTATTACATTTTCGTACGAGGATAAACCATTTGGCCTACCTCATTACCAGAAAACCAACATTTCACGTTCAGTCCATAAGGTTAAAGTTGACATAAGTTCCAGGCAAATAAAATCAACAGTGACCTGGCCATTCACAAGCATTAAACAGCACCAACCTGGTCTGGTAGCGTTCTTTCTAGTTATCGTCCCTTAGAAATTATAAATTCAAACCCTAAAGTACACTACCGAACTCTATAAACCCAAAACTATGGTCCACACATTCAACTTGACTTTtattccccctcccccaccccccggTCAAAAAATGGACTAACCTAACCTCAGAGACTATTTTTCAGTCAAAGAGCAAAAGTAAAATCCCTTCGAGCACTAACCCAACCATTAGCCCCTTTTATGGATCCTTGTAGACACCCTTGTTATCCTAATTGCATTTCATGCAATGCTGACACGCTGCTCTGTTCATAGTGCCAACTTCAATTAACAGTGCAACATCAACTTCTGGTATTATCCTATCAGACTGCTCATCACATCAAAAAAACTCAGAAAACAGTATGTGAAGACTGATAGGAATGGGAAATTGCAATCAACCAGACAATATTTTCAACCGATTAACAGGAAGTGTTTCTCCTATCAGACAATTCTGACTGTTAATGTGTGGGCACAATGTTCCAATGCTTTTCTTAAAGAcatccagtttttttttttttttttttttttttttttcactacaTTGAGCAGAACAATTAAAGCACATAATAGTAGATTTAAACTGTACAAAAGgagttcttctttttcttttggcagTTCCATACAAAAGTTAGGacagtgaaggaaaaaaaatttactaatTAACAAAGGAATCAACAAAAAGCAAACCCCCATAGAATACAAGCATGAAGTGTGGGACAAAAATAAGCACCAACGAAGAAAGAGTAAAGATTTCAAACATCAGCCTATTTAAActgccaaaaataaaaagttacaAAGCAATAGAAGATTCCTTCCTAAGACGGGTGTCAACAGGGCTGATCTAGATTCTGGATCAGAATTTCAGTGAAATATCTGCCACAGTTGTTATGGTTCTATATTTTGTCTTTCATCTAACATACCCTTCTTTccaattgaaataaaatcctTTATTCTAACAAATGAAGACAAAAAAAACTGCAGTAATTAACATAATATATGGATAGAAAACACCAAATGGACACTTTAACATTATTTTCTATAAAACAAGttgaaacaaaataatattCCTGATTCAAAATATTGAAACACACCAAAGAGACAGGTGTTAGAAGCCAATAAAAGACAGTTTGTTAACAGAAGAAAGGACATGAACTGAACAAATAATTGATACTGAATAATGACTAAGGATCAAGAATACTtatcatgggaaaaaaaaaaactgaaactatTTTCAATAGAATCCAATTCATGCATTAAGTTACCATCGAGTGACATAATATTAAGCGAATCAGAAAATGTCACTCATTAGAAAGGTGATGCCTTATACCTCTATTGCACTTTGCACAGCAGTTGTCACCTCAAACTCCACAAATCCAAAACAGAACCCCTGTTGCTGCAAATAAGGACACTAAACAGTTAATAATAAGCTCTAAAAGGATAAAGACAGCCAAGCAAGCAGTTGATTGAAGTTAAGAAAACCTTATTGCTTCTAACTTGAACACCACCACTTTTGATAGGACCAAACTTCTTGAATTCTTCCTCAAGTTGTGCAGCTGTAGCATTCATTGGCAGGTTCTTGATGTAAATTGAGCGACCATCAGCTGCAACAAGGGTGACAAGGTTAGTGAAAAAGTCTTCTACATGGATAAACAAGATCAGGATGGTAACATAATATCATACATTCACCCTCTTGATTATTGCCAACTTCAACTGCATTTAAACTGCAAACTGGAATTTCAGCTGCTAGGGCTGGAGGCGGAGGAGGTGCCACCAACCGCTCCTGATTTGAAGGAGCTGGCCTTGCAGGAGAAGATGTAGTTACTGACACAGGCCCTCCACTCTCTTTCATAACCTTCACCTGCGATAAAATCAATCATTTCAACAATCCTTCAGTCCATCAATATGTTGCGAAAGACCAAACTTACATCATTTGTGAGGCACAAGCCCTTACAAGCACAATGATTCCACCACTACAAAATCAGTTAATTATACACACATGTATAAAGTTAGACAGTACTCCATGATACTGTGAACAAGAGCAATAATATGCATGTCACGGCACAAATATCACACATATACAACCGCACATCAACATAAGGGAGTGTTGCTGGGACTTGTAAAAAGATAAGATGCAAAAAAGGCTGTGCTTTACTTGAATATATGACTTACAATCGAAGCATACGATTTCTTGGGCACTTCTTCTTGGACAGCAGCAATGTTAGACTCTACCACCTTGTTTGGAATCTCATCAACAACCTCGGATGCAGGTGCTtcctcttccacaatggaaCCATCCTCATTATCAGTGGAAttattcaccttctcactgtTAACTTCATCCGGCAATGTGATTGTTTGCTCAGCAACCCACTGTGTGGGAGCAGGATCTGCAGGCAACCAAGAATTCTAATCACACAGAACAAAaaataacatataatataacacacaagaatcaaattaaaaaataccCTGATCCGGAATTGGATGAGTGGCTACACCGTTGGCCAAACTCTGGTTCCCATCTTGATGTTCAACCTCCTCAACATATCTAAATAAGTCATTCAAAACAAAGTAGCCTTTGTCTTGAGGAGCAAGGAAAAAGGACTGTGTGAAATTACGCCTCACACCATCCTTCCCTGTGAGATACCCTGTCACGAGGACAATGACTCCACCCTCGTATGATTCCTGGGCCTCTACTGTCTTAATTTCTGCTACGCAATCACTACAATCGAGAGAGAGTATCTTCTCGTTGATAGCCTGTCAAGAGAAACATACCCAAATGACAAATCAATGTATGGATCGACTATCAAACATTAAAACCCAAGAAGTAAAAACAGTTCATTAAATAGCCTAGTTTATACAGTCTTTAAGTCGTTACTCTAATCTCACAGGAAAAAGCACTCACTTGCATGGTCGTGATCGAACTCATGGTTCCGTCAGGCTCAGGGCGGCTGAGCTTACTACTTTCCTGGTAAAATCGATACACGAGCTCCGGTGATTGATGAAGGATATGGTAGTATTGGTGAACGAAAGCATTCCCGACCtggagatgaaaagaaaaaaaacgaaACTTCAGAACAAAAGGATGAAGAGAGAATCAAGTAGAGATGTTTTAAGCATTTAAACAGACCACTTGGGCAGTCGGAGATCCAGCGGCAGGTTGCTGCGGAGACGCCATTAATGCTCGAGATTTGGAAGAACAATACCCTGATAAACCCAATTATTGTTTATCATTAATGTCAGacaaagaataagaaagagaatCAGAAATCCTAATCCCAAAACTAATAAATACGAAAACTCGATCAGTAATCTGATAGTAGGAGAAGATTTTTATAACAAACCAAAAAACAGAAGcttttcttttcaaagattTGAAATCGATGTTAGCTGATATATGGATCAAAGAACAGATAAAGAGGCCGCACCTGCCGTTTATGTATCGTCTCCTTCGCGCTTTCTAGGGTTTCTCCTGACGTTGCCGCGTAGGTATCTGACAGGCGAAGGGTGACGGGAGGAAACAGGAGTGTGGGAGGCAGGGTTTTAAAAACAGGAACCGGTGATGGAATCGGTCTATGCCGATTCTGATACAGATTGACGCGGAATCGTCCAGAATCGGTTTCTCAGAACCCTAGAGTCGATCATTGACCGATTCAAGGGGAATTATATTTGaatatttcaattcaaaatcGACCATTAATTGATTTTGTGGTGAATAGGGCGATTCAGCCCGATTCATAGATTTTTTGAATCATGGTGGGGGCTTCAAGATGTTTATCTTTGGTGATGGAGTCTGAAAGTGCCATCTTCACtaacttgttttatttattatgtttataattaataaaagaaaaaattaataatttgtaatttcttttttcttggtaaaataATATAcaggagagggttccctaaaaagCCACACTATTAGTGTGTAGGCCAATAAAAACactagtagaagcatcaacaagggcaGATTTTCTGCCATTCATGAGGAGTGGGGTTGTTATATAATCCCCCCATTGTGTCTCGGTGTAAGGGCCACATTACCTTTTAGGGtctttttctctaaattttaattatttaatcaaAAGGAAAAGGTTGGTACAATTACTATCGCTCCCCTATACTC encodes:
- the LOC122066746 gene encoding nuclear transport factor 2-like — its product is MASPQQPAAGSPTAQVVGNAFVHQYYHILHQSPELVYRFYQESSKLSRPEPDGTMSSITTMQAINEKILSLDCSDCVAEIKTVEAQESYEGGVIVLVTGYLTGKDGVRRNFTQSFFLAPQDKGYFVLNDLFRYVEEVEHQDGNQSLANGVATHPIPDQDPAPTQWVAEQTITLPDEVNSEKVNNSTDNEDGSIVEEEAPASEVVDEIPNKVVESNIAAVQEEVPKKSYASIVKVMKESGGPVSVTTSSPARPAPSNQERLVAPPPPPALAAEIPVCSLNAVEVGNNQEGESDGRSIYIKNLPMNATAAQLEEEFKKFGPIKSGGVQVRSNKQQGFCFGFVEFEVTTAVQSAIEASPITIGGRQAVVEEKRPSSSRVNNRGRFPSGRGNGFRNDGTRGRGNYGNGRGYGRNDFNNRSDLGNRGVNGSSEGSSSRGVEGGNQRADYYGARANRTGGLAVNATAKNVAPRVPAPA